Within Deltaproteobacteria bacterium, the genomic segment ACCGATCGGTCGTTGTCATTGATTCCTTTTAAAACGAGACCGTAATCCGAGTCCATCAAACGTCTGAATCCGAAAAGGGTTATCAGGACGACCCCCAGAACCAGATAAGACTCGAATATCCCGGCCGGAAGGGGACTCAAGCCGCTTAACCCATCCGTTCCCCCGAATATCTTGGAGGCTTCGATGATCCGGACCAGCATAAGCGGGATGATGAGGGTGACCATGGCAAAGTAGATCCCCCGCAGACGTAAGACCGGTAGAAGGACCAGGGTAGAGAAAAAACCTCCCAAAATAGTCGCCAGGGGAATGGTCAGGAAAGGGGGCCAGCCAAAATAATGATTCATTATGCCGGCGCAGTAGGCACCCATTCCGAAAAAGAGGGCCTGGCCGAGGGAAACCATGCCGCTTTGGGCCAGGATATCCCAACTGATGGCTAGCAAAGCAAAAACAGCGACGGAGAGAAGCACCTTCTGCCAATATACAATGACGACCAGGGGGAGCACCAGAAACCCGATTATCGGGAGCAACCTGGGACTGGCCAGATAAAGCATTTCACGCCAGGAAAAAAGGGCGAAAATATCCTCCGATCTTATCTTTATTCCACGATCAATTCTTTCCTTCCGCTTGGTCAAGGTGCCGTTAAATCCTTTCTTCCAGTTCTTTCTGCTTTCCGAAAAAGCCGGAGGGTTTGATCACCAATACTATGAAAATGGCCACCATACTTACGATCATCGTCCAATTCGAGCCGATATAGGTATCGGTAAACCTTTGGGCAAATCCGACGACCAGACCGGCCACGATCACTCCACCGGAACTCCCCAAACCCCCAATGATGCAAACCGCCAGGGCGTTGAGCAGGACATCGTAACCTTCTTCCACCGAAATAGTCCCCAGGGGCATAATGACGGTTGCGGCTACTGCCGCCAGGCCGGCGCCTATGGAAACACTCCACATGGCCATCCGGTCGGAGTCGATGCCAAAGGTCATGGCGGTGCGCTCATCCTGGGCTATCCCCCGGAAAGCCAGGCCCATAGAGGTGTAGTGTACGAAAATCCAGAGGGCAAAAAGCAGGACTACACTGACCAGAACAATCATGAGCCGTTGGGCATCGACCTGGGCTCCGGCGATGACGAAACTCCGGTCTATAAAAACAGGCAGGGAATATTCAAAACCGACGAAACCCAGATATCTGAAAAGTTCGAGTATAGCCAACCCTATTCCGAAGGTGGAAATCACTTCGGACAGGGCCTGGCCGCGGACGCGCATGAGAACGAAACGATACATCAGGCCGCCCAGTAAGGCGGTAAAAAGGATGGAGACGGCCGCTGCCATAAAATAGGGGAATCCTGCCAGTTTCAGAAGTATCCAGGTTACAAAGGCCGACAGGACATAAAGTGCCCCATAGGCGAAATTGGACACGCCGCTGATACCGAAAGTCAGGTTAAACCCCAGGGCCATCAGAATCAAAATGACGCTGTTAATGAGCGCATATAGGATGGTACCTATAAACAATGGACCGTCTCCCTTTCTTTTCTATTTTGCTGATTTTAAACCGGCCGGCAACTGGATCTTACCTTCGGCAATGGATTCGGGAAAAACGACCGTACGTCCACCCTTATCCGTCCATTGAAATGCGGCTACAACGGCCGCCTCTTTAGGATCCATGCCGAAGATG encodes:
- a CDS encoding branched-chain amino acid ABC transporter permease; the encoded protein is MLYLASPRLLPIIGFLVLPLVVIVYWQKVLLSVAVFALLAISWDILAQSGMVSLGQALFFGMGAYCAGIMNHYFGWPPFLTIPLATILGGFFSTLVLLPVLRLRGIYFAMVTLIIPLMLVRIIEASKIFGGTDGLSGLSPLPAGIFESYLVLGVVLITLFGFRRLMDSDYGLVLKGINDNDRSVMNAGINIYWFKIQALFRASSIGAFAGAYLTHIYMFVGMPVF
- a CDS encoding branched-chain amino acid ABC transporter permease, producing MFIGTILYALINSVILILMALGFNLTFGISGVSNFAYGALYVLSAFVTWILLKLAGFPYFMAAAVSILFTALLGGLMYRFVLMRVRGQALSEVISTFGIGLAILELFRYLGFVGFEYSLPVFIDRSFVIAGAQVDAQRLMIVLVSVVLLFALWIFVHYTSMGLAFRGIAQDERTAMTFGIDSDRMAMWSVSIGAGLAAVAATVIMPLGTISVEEGYDVLLNALAVCIIGGLGSSGGVIVAGLVVGFAQRFTDTYIGSNWTMIVSMVAIFIVLVIKPSGFFGKQKELEERI